The Parabacteroides timonensis sequence GTTGGCATACATTACACTGTGAAAGGGAAAGTGGTATTTATAAACTAAAAATAGAGGAGGATACAAATATGAACAAAAGAAAACCGGAAAGACAGAAAGTGCGAAAATCCCTCTTCCCGGAATTCGAAATCGAATCTTGAACATCGTTGGATTGACGAGTAAATCGTCTGGTTTTATTAATATTCAATTTTCAAATGTACAAATATATGAAATTAACTAATCTAATACCTATAAATAACAGAAAAAGCATCTCCAGATTGCTATTAGTAACGGCGTTGTCTTCTTGCAGCCTGTTCGGCTATGCGCAGCAACAGCAGGTAAAACTAACAGGAAATAATATAACCTTAAAAGCTGCTTTCAAGCAGATAGAGCAGCAAACAAAATTGTTTGTAGACTATAATACACAGGAAGTAAACGACTCACGCCTTGTCTCCCGTTTACCCAAGAATAGCAGTGTAAAAGAGGTGTTAAACCAGTTGCTGGAAGGAACCGGCTGCTCAGCCAGTTTTAGCAATGGGCATATCATTATTACGAAACAAGTAAAACAAGAAGGTAAGTTAAAGAGAGTATCAGGTGTTGTAAAAGATGAAAGAGGAGAGCCCATCATCGGTGCGAATATTGTTGTAAAAGGAACAACCAACGGTACGATAACCGATATGGACGGGAATTTCAGTTTCGAAACTCCGGAGAATGCCATATTGCTTATCTCTTATATCGGATATGCTCCGACAGAAATGAAACTGAAGGGGCAAAGTTCGTTTAATGTAATTTTAAAAGAAGATACGGAATTGCTGGATGAAGTGGTGGTGGTAGGATATGGAACAGTAAAGAAAGGCAATCTGACCACGTCAGTAACGTCGGTAAAATCTGAAACATTGCAAAACCGCCCGATTCAAACCGTTACGGATGCTCTTCAGGGAGAGGTGGCCGGTTTGAATATTACGAGTTCGGGACGTCCCGGAGAAGCCTCAAAGATGCAATTGCGTGGTGCAACATCATTAAACGAAAGCGGTTCCCCTTTGGTTTTGATTGATGGTGTGCCGGGTGAATTTAACTATTTGAATGTTGATGATATTGACAATGTTACAGTATTGAAGGATGCAGCTTCGGCTGCTATTTACGGTTCCAGGGCAGCCCATGGTGTCATATTGGTGACAACCAAGCGAGGAAAAACAGGCAAGCCAACCTTCCGCTACAATGGTTATGTAGGGATAAACACACCTACCGATATGCCCGAGACGTTGAGTTCGGCAGAATATGCAACAGTTCTTAATGAGGCTTACCGGAATATTGATAAATCGGCGGTTTACTCTACTGAGGATATCGCTAAATTTGCAAGTGGCGAGGATTTGAATCGTTACCCCAGCACCAACTGGCTGGATTTAATGTTTCAAAATAGTATTTCCACACGCCATTCTATTACGGCATCAGGTGGTAATGAAACTGTGAAATATCACCTGAGTGGTGGTCTTGACCATCAGACGGGCGTTATTCCGGAAATCTCTCAGAATGTTTTCAATGTGCGCTCTAATGTAGATGTAGCCATAACCAAGCGCTTCGGAATTTCTTTCGACTTCCGTTATATTCAGCGTAAGAAAGATGAGGTATTGGGGTTTAATGACATTATAAAGGACGTATATAAGATGAATCCTACCCAGGTGGCTTATTATACGGATGGAACGTATGGCTATAACTCCAGTTTGATTATTAATCCGATAGCTTATCTGAAGGAGCGCGGACATGGCTATCAAGATAAGCACGATGCCAGTGGCGTATTTAAGTTGGATTATGAAATATTGGACGGACTGAAGTTCTCCGGTATCGCCAATGTGAATTATGTATTTGATAATACCTCTTCCCGTGCCAGAAAAATCTATTTTACTGAATACTTTACACAAAAGCAATATGAGAATGGCGTTAATTCTCTGAAAGAAGAGCGAGATTTCCGGCAATATTATAATCTGCAGGCATTGCTAAATTATAAGAAGAAGTTTAAGGAACATAATTTCGATATATTGGCAGGCTTTCAGTCGGAAAGTGAAAGTAAGAATAATGTAGATGCTTTCCGAGATGGCTTTCCGACAGATTTGATTTATGTGCTGGATGCAGGCTCAAAAGATGCATGGTCGAACGAAGGGACAGCAGAGCATTGGAGCATTGCTTCGGTGATAGGTAGAATCAATTATGATTATGCGGGAAAGTATATGTTGTCTGCCAGTTTCCGTTCTGACGGCTCTTCTAATTTTGCCAAAGGTCACCGCTGGTCTACCTTCCCGACAGTCTCTGCCGCCTGGCGTGTGACGGGAGAATCGTTTATGAAGAATACAACACATATTCTGGATGATTTAAAGATCCGTGCTTCCTGGGGTATGGCCGGTGCCTCTTCCGGACTGACTGATAAGGATACAGGCATGAGTCTTTATCCCAGTTATACAACTATAACGATGGGCAATGTTGTTTTAAATGGTCTTTATAGTCAAAGTGCTTATTTGAAATCGTTGGGTAATACTAATTTGAATTGGGAGAAAACCTATATGTTTGATATTGGTTTGGATGCTCAGTTTCTTGGCAATCGTTTGAGTGTCGTTGCTGATTATTACTCTAAAGATACTCGTGCCATTCTGATAGAAATGCCTGTTCCAATGGAGTATGGTTTAGGAAAACCTAAAATGAATATAGGAAAAGTCTCCAATCGTGGTTGGGAATTGGAAGTAGGCTGGACCGATCAGATAAAAGATTTCCGGTATAGTATTCGTGCAAATGTGTCTGATAATAAGAATGAAGTAAAGGATATTGGTGGTTCGAATGCCTGGATTAGTGATAACACCTATACCAATGTTGGTTATCCTATCAAATCAATTTATGGTTACGAGGCTATGGGATTATTCCAGTCGGAGGAAGAAATAGCAAATGCTCCTTTCCAAAATGTAAAAAATAAACCAGGTGATGTACGCTATGTAGATCAGAATAAAGACAATAAGATTGATGGAGAAGACAGGGTTATTATTGGAGACCCGAATCCACATTACTTATTCGGACTGCGCCTGAGTGGTGAATACAAAGGTTTTGATTTATCAATGTTTTTTCAGGGTATTGGGAAAAAGGATTATATCATGACTGGTCCTGGTGTGCGTCCTTTTAATGATAGTCCACTTATGAAACAGCATATGGATTATTGGTCTGAGACGAATAGGGATGCTGCTTATCCCAGAGTGCAACCGAATGCAGAGGGTAATTTTAATTATGAACATTCTGATTTCTGGAAAATCAATGGAGGTTATCTCCGCTTGAAGAACCTGCAGTTAGGATATAAGCTTCCACAAACAGCACTGTCAGCAGTAGGATTAAGATATATGCGTGTATTTTTCTCTGCTACAAATCTGTTTACGATTGATAATTTTGTGCCAGGCTATGACCCGGAAACGGAGAATGCATTTACTTATCCGTTGGCAAAAACATATTCTTTCGGTTTGAATGTTGAATTTTAAAACAAAGATGGTATGAAAAAAATAATAAAATATGCATTATTTGTATGCTTGGTTTGTAATGGAATTAGTTGTAATTCGTTTTTAGATATGCCGCCTTTGCATGAAATATCAGATGAGAACTGGTGGCAGGATGCCAGTCAGGCTCAAATGATGGTAGACAATTGTTATACATTTTTACCTGATCATGAGATTGTCCCTTACCGGGATGGCTATTCGGATAATGCTATCTGGCGTGCCCAAAATGCAATGGGAGATGGCTCATTGACGGCTACTTCTGATAATGTAAAGAATGAATGGAAATATGCAGATATCGCTCAACTGAATTATGTATTGGAAGGTCTTGAGAAATCAAAAGAGAATTTTTCTGAAGACGTCTATTCTCACATGACGGCAGAGGTTCGTTTTATTCGGGCATTTCTTTATTATGATATGATGTTCTACTTTGGCGATATTCCTTTGGTGACAAAATTATTAACAGTAGAGGAATCGAAGCAAACCGGACGTACTCCAAGAGCAGAGGTTCTAAGCTTTATAATGCAGGAGTTGAAAGAAGCGTTAATTGATATTCAAAAAAATCCAACAGAAGATACAGGACGTGTGAATGAAATGGTGGTCCGTTCTTTTTTAGCTCGTGTTTGTCTGTATGAGAAAGATTATGAATCAGTGTTGGAACATACTTCCGCTGTTATGAAAAGTGGAAAATATGCTTTATATCCTTCTTATGAAGATTTATTCAGACCGCAGGCGGATGGAAATAACAAGGAAGTTATATTTGAATTTCAATATTCAAATCCATTGAAACTACACGATTTGAATCGTAATTTATCGGCAGGTGCATCGCCTTATGCCGGTTGGGGGCGTGTAATGCCCCTGGAAAATATGGTGGATGAATATGAATGCATTGAAGGACATCCTTTTGCCGACTGTAAATCTTTGGGCTGTAAGCATGCTGAAGCAAGAGAAGCCATAGAGACAGAAGGACTGTATGGCGAATATGAATTCAGAGACCCTCGTTTGAAATCGACCGTAGTTACTCCAGGCTGGGAATGGAAGAAAAATGGTGTAACCACTTTTGTATTCGACCCGGCTGATAAAAACGGCTTGGATTATATAAAAAACAAACCTTGGAGTACTGGTTATGTGATTACCAAATGGGTGGATATGACAGGTGAGAATGCAGACCGTGTAAAAGCGTATAAAAATATAACTTTGTTGCGTTATGCCGATGTATTGCTGATGAGGGCCGAGGCTTTGATTGAACTGAATAAAGATTTGCAGGAGGCTGGAGCTTTGATTAATCAGATTAGAGATAGAGCAGGAATGCCTCATATCGACATGGCAGGACAGACAGAGATGCGAAAAAAACTTCGCCACGAACGTCGCATAGAATTAGCTTACGAAGGCTTGCGTTACTATGATATTGTTCGTTGGAGAATTTGCGACCAGGTGAAGAGTGGAGATATGTATGGTTTTGCCATAAGAAATGAAGAAACAGGCAAGAGAGAGAATATCTTCATGGAAAAACGTGTTTGGAAAGACCACATGTATGTGTGGCCTATCCCACAGGATGCACGCGACTTGAATCCGAGTTTAGGACAAAATACTGGATGGTAACTTATTAAAATAAAAAAGATGAAAAGACTTGTATTGTTGATACAGCTTGTGATGTTGTTTGTGCCGTCAAAATATCTGACGGCACAGACAAGAAATTGGGACATTCCTCCCTATGCAGAAGATTATGCTTTTATCACAAATGATGGAGCGTGGTGCTGGTTTTCAGACCCGAGAGCCATTTATGTTGATAACAAAATGTTTGGCGGCTTCGTGGACAAGGAGGGAAGTATCTGGGCTTTTAGTTATAATCCGGATACCCAGGAGAAGGAACAGTTTAAACTAAGTGACAAATTCGACTACGATGACCATGCAAATCCATCTATCATGGCTTTGCCTGACAAGCGATTGGTTTTATATTTCTCAGCTCATGGAGGCACCAAAAATTCTCCGATATATTATGCTATTACGGAAAAGCCGGCAGACATTCGCTCCTGGGGCAAACTGCAGAATATTGACCCGCAAATGCCAGGCTCATTAGGAGTCTGTTATACAAATGCAGCTATGCTGTCTGAAGAAAGCAATCGTACTTATTTGTTTTTCAGAGGGCGTAATTTTAAACCTACTTTCGTTTTTACCGATGATTTTAAGAAATGGAGTAATCCGGTAACGATTGTTGTTAATGATACTATCTATGGGGAGCAGGGACGTCCTTATATGAAAGTAACGACCAACCATAAAAACAAAATCTTTTTTGCCTTTACAGATGCGCATCCGCGCGATAGAGCTACTAATTCCATCTATTTTATGATGTATAAGAATGGCAAGTTATGCAAGGCGAATGGAGAGGTTATATCAGAAAGTTTTGATAAGCCGGTAATGCCTAGCCAGACCGATAAAGTGTATGATGCAACTAAAACATTTGATAAAGCTTGGATATGGGATGTAGCGTTTGATAAAGAGGAAAATCCAGTTTTGGTATATGCTCGTTTCTCTCATGGCCGGAGTATTCATTCTTATTGGTATGCTCGCTGGACAGGTTCTGAATGGAAAAACTACAAGATAACTGATGCGGCTCAATGCTTTATGCGTAACGACTACAATAATAAGAATTATCTGGAAACGGAAGAAAACTATTCGGGAGGCGTTTATCTGGATCATGAGAACCCGTCTGTTGTTTATACTTCACGGCCTATTAATAATGTGTTTGAAATTGAGAAATGGACGTTTACCGGAAACGACAAAGACTCTTGGATTTCCGAACCGCTGACAAAAGATTCCGAACGGGATAATATCCGTCCTTTCGTTGTTCGCAATCATTCGGGAAATCAGCCTTCTGTGTTGTGGATGTATAATTATAAATATCCGGGCTTCCGGGCTTATGATTGTGCGATTAGAGTAAATCAAAAGGCGAAAGGGTTTGATAATAGTTTGAATAAAGAAGCTATTAAAACAGTTGCAACCCAAGTGGCAGACTGGCAGGTTCGTGATTACCAGACGGCTCCTTTCAGTAGCAATGTGGCACGTGGCTGGCGTAATGGTGTGTTATATAACGGTATGTTCGACTGGGCTGAGTTGAGCGGTGATAATAAGTACTTCAAATATTTGGAAGGAGTCTTCAATAAAGAATACTGGCAGGTTGGAAACCGGATGTATAATGCCGATGATATTTGTGTTGCCCAGGCTTATTTGGATATGTATGTCAGATTTAAGAAAGAAAATATGCTGACTCCAACATTGGCACGGGCTGAATGGGTAATCGAACATCAGCCGACAGGAAACATTGATATCACGAAAGGACATAGCGACCGCTGGTGGTGGTGCGATGCCTTATTCATGGCTCCGGCTGTCTATTCCCGTCTGTATGCTATTACGGGAAATGCAGACTTTATGAAATTTGCGGATAAAGAGTTTAAGGCCACTTATGAACATCTGTATGATAAAGAGGAAAAGCTGTTTTTCCGTGATGGCAATTATCTGGATAAACGGGAAGCCAATGGCGAAAAGGTATTCTGGGGACGTGGCAATGGTTGGGTCATGGGAGGATTGGCCGAGATACTGAAAACATTGCCTGAGAAAGATAAAAAATATCGTCCGTACTATTTGAATTTGTTCCGTGAAATGAGTCGCCGTGTTGCTGAATTGCAGTGCGAAGATGGTTTCTGGCGTGCAAGTATGTTGGATACTGAAACTTATACAGATCCAGAGACTAGTAGTACGGGGCTGTTTGTTTATGCTTTGACTTATGGTGTTAATCAGGGATATCTTTCGAAAGAAGAGTATTTGCCCGTAATTCTCAAGGGTTGGGAGGCTCTTGTTGCATCTGTCGATACAGAGGGAAAAGTCTGTTGGGTTCAACCTGTCGGGCAAGATCCCAAGCGAATAGAAAAAAGAATGACTCAGGTTTATGGAACCGGGGGATTCTTAATGGCTGCTTGCGAGATTTATAAATTGACCGAGAAAATGAAATAATGCAATATGATGAGAGGTTTCGGCTGTTTTTTATTGTGATTTTATTAAGCATATTCTGTATTCAGAAAAAAGTTAGGACAAAGGAGGTAAGTTTCTTGTCATACTTTGTGGTTCCTATTTCTTCAGCAAGATGGGAACGTTCGTCTCCTCACGGTATATTTTCTGAAGTTATGAGAGATATACTGGGACAAAATAATAAATATACTGTAAATGGTTCTGTGAAATTAAACGATTTCAAGGCTTGTCTGGTAAATATTAGATTTTAGGGAAAATACAGAGCATTTTATTCGTCCGGCCTCTCATCATGCATTTACTTTAACATTTTGTTTGAAATTAGATATCTATTATTTTTGTTTCGAAAGGAAATGGCAGGAAAGATAAAATATAGGTGAATTATTGGTTGATGGATTTATTATGTATAGAATAAGAAATCATCTGTGAAAGCTATGAAGTGGGTTATATTCGAAATAAAGAATTGTTGTTTTATGAGAGAGTTCTGTTGGAAGAATTTATTCTGTTAAAATGCAAGATGAACCATCTCTTTCCTTGATAAATGAAAGAAAAAGCAAGATTTTTCTTTTAAATCCTTTGCTCATATAAATTATTGTTCTACATTTGCAGCGTCAAACAAATTAAAGACGATAAGAAAAGATGATGAACAATGTATTACATATTATTCTCGTGGTGGTCCTTCTAGTCATTAGTAGGTAAGGAGAAAGGTGTGTAAGAAGTTGTGAAGTCGTAAATGATATATTCTTAAGCCTTTCTCCATATAGAGAAGGGCTTTTTTATTGACTAAAAGATAAAAACAGATATGATGAAGAATCCGTTAAGAAGTTCATATAGCACAGAGGGTAGACGCATGGCGGGAGCCCGTGCTTTGTGGCGTGCCAACGGCATGAAAGAAGAACAGTTCGGCAAACCGATTATAGCCATCGTGAATTCATTTACCCAGTTTGTCCCGGGACATGTGCATTTGCACGAGATCGGACAACAAGTGAAAGCGGAGATTGAAAAACTCGGCTGCTTTGCCGCAGAATTTAATACGATTGCTATCGATGACGGTATCGCCATGGGACACGACGGAATGCTTTATTCTCTTCCTTCCCGCGACATTATTGCAGACAGCGTAGAATATATGGTGAATGCCCATAAGGCTGACGCGATGGTTTGTATCAGTAACTGCGACAAGATTACTCCGGGTATGCTGATGGCTGCGATGCGCTTGAATATCCCGACAATCTTTGTTTCCGGGGGACCGATGGAAGCCGGAAATCTGGACGGACGCGCACTCGACCTGATCGATGCGATGATCGAAGCTGCCGATGATTCTGTAAGCGATGAACAGGTTGAGAAGGTTGAACGTTCGGCTTGTCCGACCTGCGGATGTTGTTCCGGTATGTTTACTGCTAACTCGATGAACTGTCTGAATGAGGCGATCGGTCTGGCTCTTCCCGGTAACGGTACAGTAGTGGCAACGCATGCCAACCGTACGCGCCTGTTTAAGAAGGCTGCTAAAATGATCGTGGATAATGCGTTCAAATATTATCGTGACGGCGATGATTCTGTATTGCCCCGTAGTATTGCCACCCGTCAGGCATTCCTGAATGCGATGTCGCTCGATATTGCAATGGGAGGATCTACCAATACAGTCCTTCACTTATTGGCTGTTGCTCATGAAGCGGAAGCTGACTTCACCATGAAAGATATCGATATGCTTTCCCGTAAAACTCCTGTCATCTGTAAAGTGGCTCCAAGCTGCTCCTATCATGTGGAAGATGTGAACCGTGCTGGAGGTATCATGGGTATCATGAATGAATTGGTAAAAGCCGGCCTGGTGGATGATTCGGTGAAGCGTGTGGACGGACTGACCCTGGGGCAGGCGATCGACCAATATTGTATCACATCCGTAAATGTAACGGAAGAAGCAATCAATATTTACAAAAGTGCTCCGGCACACCGTTTCAACCTGGTGCTCGGTTCACAGGAAAGCTATTATAAGGAACTCGATACGGATCGTGCAAACGGTTGCATCCGTGATGTGGAACATGCTTATGTAAAAGACGGTGGTCTGGCTGTTCTCTACGGAAATATAGCGCAGGATGGTTGTGTTGTCAAGACAGCAGGGGTAGATGAAAGTATCTTCCGTTTTGCAGGTCCGGCAAAAGTTTTCGATTCGCAGGATGCCGCTTGCGAGGGCATCCTTAAAGACAAAGTCGTCTCCGGCGATGTCGTCGTTATCACCTATGAAGGTCCGAAGGGTGGACCGGGTATGCAGGAAATGTTGTATCCGACCTCTTATATAAAGAGTAAACACCTGGGAAAAGAATGTGCATTGATCACGGACGGACGCTTCAGCGGTGGAACATCAGGTTTGTCAATCGGACATATTTCTCCCGAAGCTGCTGCAGGCGGAGCGATTGGCTTAGTGAAAGACGGCGATATTATTGAAATTAATATTCCCGAGAGAACCATAAACGTAAAGGTAAGCGATGCCGAACTGGCAGAACGCCGCCAGGCAGAAGAAGCCCGCGGACCGAAAGCCTTTACACCTCCTTTCCGCCAGCGTACGGTATCGAAAGCACTGAAGGCATACGCCAAGATGGTTGCTTCGGCCGATAAAGGCGGTGTTAGAGTAATTGACAATTGACAGTGGACAATTGACAATTATAAAAAGTAAAAGACATAATAAGCAGGAAACATTAATAATAACATTCAATTGTCAATTCTCAATTGTCAATTGTCAATTAGAAAAGAGATGGATAAACAAAAGATAACCGGTTCGGAAGCTTTGCTGAAAGCGCTGATTGCTGAAGGAGTAGATACTATCTTCGGTTATCCGGGCGGGCAGGCAATTCCTATATACGATAGTTTATACGACTATAAAGATCAATTGAAACATGTTCTGGTACGCCACGAACAAGGTGCGACACATGCGGCTCAGGGATATGCCCGCGTTTCCGGTAAAGTGGGGGTAACGTTGGTTACTTCCGGACCAGGAGCAACAAATACCATTACCGGTATTGCCGATGCATTGATGGACAGTACGCCGATGGTTGTAATTGCCGGACAAGTTCCGTCTCCACTGCTAGGTACCGATGCTTTTCAGGAAGTCGACGTAATCGGTATTACACAACCAATCACTAAATGGGCCTATCAGATTCGTAAGCCGGAAGAAATAGCCTGGGCCGTATCCCGTGCTTTCTATATCGCATCGACGGGACGCCCCGGTCCGGTAGTACTTGACCTGGCCAAAGATGCACAAGTAGGTTTGGTGGATTATGAATACGAAAAGGTTGATTATATACGCAGCTATCAGCCGGAGCCGGATATCAAACAGGAACGTATTGAAGCCGCTGCCGCTCTGATCAATAGTGCAAAGAAACCATTCTGCCTGGTAGGCCAGGGTGTTATCCTGGGTGGGGCAGAAGAGGAATTGAAAGCCTTTTTGGAGAAAAACGATATACCTGCCGGTTCGACCGTGTTAGGATTGTCGGCACTTCCTTCCGACTTCCCCTTACATAAAGGTATGCTTGGTATGCATGGAAATGTGGGGCCCAACCGGAAGACAAACGAATGTGATGTGTTGATCGCTATCGGTATGCGTTTCGACGATCGTGTAACCGGCGATTTGAAGACCTACGCCAAGCAGGCAAAAATTATCCATCTGGATATCGACAACTCGGAAATCGGAAAGAATGTACCTGTTGATGTAAAGGTATTGGGAAATGCAAAACACACCATTCCGATGATCACCTCTTTATTGGAAGAACGGAAGCGTCCCGAATGGAATGCCGAGTTCGAGCCGGATGAAAAGGAAGAAGAAGAAAAAGTGATCCGTAAGGAACTTTTCCCTACCGAAGGTCAGTTGAAGATGGGAGAAGTAGTACGTAAAGTATCCGAAGCAACCGGCAATGATGCTATCCTGGTTACCGATGTAGGTCAAAACCAAATGATGGGTGTCCGTTACTTCAAATATAAGCAAACCCGTAGTGTGGTCACTTCAGGAGGTCTGGGTACGATGGGCTTCGGTCTTCCCGCTGCTATCGGAGCTAAACTGGGTGCTCCCGACCGTACGGTTTGTTTCTTTACCGGTGACGGTGGTATCCAGATGACTATCCAGGAACTGGGAACCATCATGCAGGAAGAACTGAATGTGAAGATCATCGTTCTTAATAATAATTTCCTCGGTATGGTACGCCAGTGGCAGGAATTGTTCTTCCAGGAACGTTATTCGAACACCATCATGAAAAATCCGGACTTTGTCGCGATAGCCAAGGCTTTCGGTATTGCTTCACGCGCTGTCGACAGCCGTGAAGAACTGGACGGTGCAATAGAAGAAATGCTTAACCATGACGGCGCTTACCTGTTGGTTGCCAACGTGGAAACCTGTGGAATGGTATATCCGATGGTTCCGGCCGGAGGAAGCGTTACGAATATGATTTTAGGTGCTAAGTAAGGAGGAACAATTATGAATACGAAAAAATTATATACCGTTATTATCTTTTCAGAAAACACAGTAGGTCTTCTGAACCAGATAACCGTTATCTTTACGCGCCGGCAACTGAACATTGAGACGCTTTCTGTTTCTCCTTCCGCCATAAAGGGAATACATAAGTTCACAATTACTACCTTTGCCGACGAGGATATGATCGATAAGGTCGTTAAACAGATCGACAAGCGTGTGGATATTCTGAAAGCCTATTATAATACGGATGAAGACCTGGTTTACCAGGAAATAGCTCTTTACAAACTGAGCACCGAACTCTTTATCAAGATGGGTACGGTAGAAGATCTGATCCGTAAGTATAATGCCCGCATCCTCGAAATGAACGAGAGCTGTGTCGTACTTGAAAAGAGTGGTCATTATGATGAAACGCAAGCCTTGTTCAAAGAACTGAGTGAGACGATCGGCGTGTTGCAATTCATCCGTTCCGGCCGTGTTGCGATTACGAAGAGTAAGGTAGAGCGCCTGAGCGATATGCTGTCCTCGATGGAAAAGAAGTTGCAGGATAAACATTAATACAAACAGAAGGACTTCGTCCCTTATAAAAAGAAGAGTATGGAGAAGAACAAAGTAGGAGAATTTCATTTCGTAACCGAGTCTTATCTGATGGACTTTCGGGGTCGCATCACTATTCCGATGATCGGAACTTATTTGCTGCACGCCGCTTCCTGTCATGCCGCCGACCGTGGCTTCGGTTATAACGACATGACCGAAAGGCATACCGCATGGGTGCTTTCCCGTCTGGCAATCGAAATGACTTCCTATCCGGCTATGTCCGAGTCCGTAACCTTATATACCTGGGTCGATGAAGTCGGAAAGTTATTTACCAGCCGTTGTTTCGAACTGGTGAATGGCGAAGGTAAAACATTCGGCTTTGCCCGTTCCATCTGGGCGGCTATCGATGTGGAAACCCGTCGTCCGACTTTGCTCGATGTAGAAGGGCTGAGTGCTTATGTCA is a genomic window containing:
- the ilvD gene encoding dihydroxy-acid dehydratase; its protein translation is MKNPLRSSYSTEGRRMAGARALWRANGMKEEQFGKPIIAIVNSFTQFVPGHVHLHEIGQQVKAEIEKLGCFAAEFNTIAIDDGIAMGHDGMLYSLPSRDIIADSVEYMVNAHKADAMVCISNCDKITPGMLMAAMRLNIPTIFVSGGPMEAGNLDGRALDLIDAMIEAADDSVSDEQVEKVERSACPTCGCCSGMFTANSMNCLNEAIGLALPGNGTVVATHANRTRLFKKAAKMIVDNAFKYYRDGDDSVLPRSIATRQAFLNAMSLDIAMGGSTNTVLHLLAVAHEAEADFTMKDIDMLSRKTPVICKVAPSCSYHVEDVNRAGGIMGIMNELVKAGLVDDSVKRVDGLTLGQAIDQYCITSVNVTEEAINIYKSAPAHRFNLVLGSQESYYKELDTDRANGCIRDVEHAYVKDGGLAVLYGNIAQDGCVVKTAGVDESIFRFAGPAKVFDSQDAACEGILKDKVVSGDVVVITYEGPKGGPGMQEMLYPTSYIKSKHLGKECALITDGRFSGGTSGLSIGHISPEAAAGGAIGLVKDGDIIEINIPERTINVKVSDAELAERRQAEEARGPKAFTPPFRQRTVSKALKAYAKMVASADKGGVRVIDN
- the ilvB gene encoding biosynthetic-type acetolactate synthase large subunit — translated: MDKQKITGSEALLKALIAEGVDTIFGYPGGQAIPIYDSLYDYKDQLKHVLVRHEQGATHAAQGYARVSGKVGVTLVTSGPGATNTITGIADALMDSTPMVVIAGQVPSPLLGTDAFQEVDVIGITQPITKWAYQIRKPEEIAWAVSRAFYIASTGRPGPVVLDLAKDAQVGLVDYEYEKVDYIRSYQPEPDIKQERIEAAAALINSAKKPFCLVGQGVILGGAEEELKAFLEKNDIPAGSTVLGLSALPSDFPLHKGMLGMHGNVGPNRKTNECDVLIAIGMRFDDRVTGDLKTYAKQAKIIHLDIDNSEIGKNVPVDVKVLGNAKHTIPMITSLLEERKRPEWNAEFEPDEKEEEEKVIRKELFPTEGQLKMGEVVRKVSEATGNDAILVTDVGQNQMMGVRYFKYKQTRSVVTSGGLGTMGFGLPAAIGAKLGAPDRTVCFFTGDGGIQMTIQELGTIMQEELNVKIIVLNNNFLGMVRQWQELFFQERYSNTIMKNPDFVAIAKAFGIASRAVDSREELDGAIEEMLNHDGAYLLVANVETCGMVYPMVPAGGSVTNMILGAK
- the ilvN gene encoding acetolactate synthase small subunit; translation: MNTKKLYTVIIFSENTVGLLNQITVIFTRRQLNIETLSVSPSAIKGIHKFTITTFADEDMIDKVVKQIDKRVDILKAYYNTDEDLVYQEIALYKLSTELFIKMGTVEDLIRKYNARILEMNESCVVLEKSGHYDETQALFKELSETIGVLQFIRSGRVAITKSKVERLSDMLSSMEKKLQDKH
- a CDS encoding acyl-[acyl-carrier-protein] thioesterase, producing MEKNKVGEFHFVTESYLMDFRGRITIPMIGTYLLHAASCHAADRGFGYNDMTERHTAWVLSRLAIEMTSYPAMSESVTLYTWVDEVGKLFTSRCFELVNGEGKTFGFARSIWAAIDVETRRPTLLDVEGLSAYVTDRPCPIEKPGKISPVENKVPGEPYRVKYSDLDVNGHLNSIKYMEHLLDLFDISMFREKEISRFEIAYQSEGKYGMELTLHNQEISPDKYNMSICHEGKAISRAAVTWT